In a single window of the Terriglobus roseus genome:
- the polA gene encoding DNA polymerase I codes for MPTEQKPPVYLLDTMAFVFRAYHAMQRSRPMSTRTGIPTAATYVFINMINKLRQDFAPHYLAAIYEGGAPVHRNEAAAAMKTIRKFNIKTQQFDEIDYAGYKATRSETPPDLTQQQPYIRRALEAFGIPILHHEGFEADDVIGTLSCRLAEQGHHVYIVSSDKDMMQLVNENVSILNPTKDNLILDPAKVEEVLGVPPRQVIDVMALRGDSIDNIPGAPGIGDKGSVELIQQWGSVEAALDAARDNPDSIKGKRQRESLQNNRDTVMLSKDLVTIHCNLPVDYSIEAMSTAGEANLAELRSLYTELEFTTLLKDLPSPEAAHVDYILKPTARDITALLAAASGDTGLTLFFPEDKQALAEESGAEAETDPEAPAEDPIATNMDLFGAPAEEPQPKPFAAPQTEPLPIGITATADTAMLLDLRSDLAEPIRKALADPAIPKTVHDLKAVLRTCELANLPIAGVRDDVMLYSYLVNPTHGSHKLSDVAARFNDRALTVVEKKQVAPDHILPEAAAAVFQLKPILKTQIAEGELDKTYNEIDLPLVPVLLRMEQAGVRIDSDLLRTQNSRLAVMMDDLASRIHEMAGMTFNINSPKQLGEVLFGKMELPKPMKYGKGKVVSTAQDVLEELAEHHEAPRLVLEYRQLAKLRSNYTEQLPQLADSEGRVHTTFNQVGTATGRLSSTQPNLQNIPVRTELGREIRAAFIAAPGNVILSADYSQIELRLMAHFSQDPLLLHAYRNDIDIHTLTASEVFGVDPVTMSKETRARAKAVNFGIVYGISPFGLAAQLGIDQKEARTYIETYFDRYKGVQNFINETLATVRETGKVTTLFGRSRPIPDIQSRNPNMRGFAERTAVNTPLQGTAADMIKVAMLRIDQALRDQKLATRMTLQVHDELLFDAPEAEAATVTALVKHEMESVLSLSIPIVAEVGKGPNWRDAK; via the coding sequence ATGCCGACCGAACAAAAGCCGCCCGTATACCTGCTTGACACCATGGCCTTCGTCTTCCGCGCCTATCACGCCATGCAGCGGTCGCGGCCCATGTCCACGCGCACCGGCATCCCCACCGCGGCGACCTATGTCTTCATCAATATGATCAACAAGCTGCGGCAGGACTTCGCCCCGCACTACCTCGCAGCCATCTACGAGGGGGGCGCGCCCGTGCACCGCAACGAAGCCGCTGCGGCCATGAAGACCATCCGCAAGTTCAACATCAAGACCCAGCAGTTCGACGAGATCGACTACGCCGGTTACAAGGCCACCCGCAGCGAAACACCACCCGACCTGACGCAGCAGCAGCCCTACATCCGCCGCGCGCTTGAAGCCTTCGGCATCCCCATCCTTCACCATGAAGGCTTCGAAGCCGACGATGTGATCGGCACGCTCTCCTGCCGCCTCGCCGAGCAGGGGCACCACGTCTACATCGTCTCGTCCGACAAGGACATGATGCAGCTCGTGAACGAGAACGTCTCCATCCTGAACCCCACGAAGGACAACCTGATCCTCGACCCCGCGAAGGTCGAAGAGGTGCTCGGCGTTCCGCCCAGGCAGGTCATCGACGTCATGGCCCTGCGCGGCGACAGCATCGACAACATTCCCGGCGCGCCCGGCATCGGCGATAAGGGCTCCGTTGAACTCATTCAGCAATGGGGCTCGGTCGAAGCCGCGCTCGACGCCGCCCGCGACAACCCCGACAGCATCAAGGGCAAGCGGCAGCGCGAATCACTGCAGAACAACCGCGACACCGTCATGTTGTCCAAGGATCTCGTTACCATCCACTGCAATCTTCCCGTGGATTACTCCATCGAGGCCATGAGCACCGCAGGCGAAGCCAACCTCGCCGAGCTCCGCAGCCTCTACACCGAGCTGGAATTCACGACGCTGCTCAAGGACCTCCCCAGCCCCGAAGCCGCCCACGTCGACTACATCCTGAAGCCAACCGCCAGGGACATCACTGCGCTTCTCGCAGCAGCCAGTGGCGACACCGGCCTGACCCTCTTCTTCCCCGAAGACAAGCAAGCACTCGCCGAGGAGTCCGGCGCAGAAGCCGAGACCGATCCCGAAGCACCCGCGGAAGACCCCATCGCCACCAACATGGATCTCTTCGGCGCTCCCGCAGAAGAACCGCAGCCAAAGCCCTTCGCCGCGCCGCAGACTGAGCCGCTTCCCATCGGCATCACCGCCACCGCCGACACCGCCATGCTCCTCGACCTCCGCAGCGATCTCGCCGAGCCCATCCGCAAGGCCCTCGCCGACCCTGCCATCCCCAAGACCGTCCACGACCTCAAGGCAGTCCTCCGCACCTGCGAACTTGCCAACCTGCCCATCGCAGGCGTGCGCGACGACGTCATGCTCTACAGCTACCTCGTTAACCCCACGCACGGCTCGCACAAGCTCTCGGACGTCGCCGCTCGCTTCAACGACCGCGCACTCACCGTCGTCGAAAAGAAGCAGGTCGCACCTGATCACATCCTGCCCGAAGCTGCGGCAGCCGTCTTCCAACTCAAGCCCATCCTCAAGACACAAATTGCCGAAGGCGAGTTAGACAAGACTTACAACGAAATCGACTTACCGTTAGTCCCGGTGTTACTCCGCATGGAACAGGCCGGCGTCCGTATCGACAGCGACTTACTGCGCACGCAGAACTCGCGACTCGCCGTCATGATGGACGACTTGGCCAGCCGCATCCACGAGATGGCCGGCATGACCTTTAACATCAACTCGCCCAAGCAGCTCGGCGAAGTCCTCTTCGGCAAGATGGAACTGCCCAAGCCGATGAAGTACGGCAAGGGCAAAGTCGTCTCCACCGCGCAGGATGTGCTCGAAGAGCTCGCCGAACACCACGAAGCGCCGCGCCTCGTCCTCGAGTACCGCCAGCTCGCCAAGCTCCGCAGCAACTACACCGAGCAGCTGCCGCAACTCGCCGATAGCGAAGGCCGCGTCCATACGACGTTCAATCAGGTGGGCACCGCCACCGGCCGCCTCTCCTCCACGCAGCCCAACCTGCAGAACATCCCCGTCCGCACCGAGCTTGGCCGCGAGATCCGCGCCGCCTTCATCGCGGCACCCGGCAACGTCATCCTCTCCGCCGACTACTCGCAGATCGAGCTGCGCCTCATGGCGCATTTCTCGCAGGACCCGCTGCTCCTCCACGCCTACCGCAACGACATCGACATCCACACACTCACCGCCAGCGAGGTCTTCGGCGTCGACCCCGTCACCATGTCGAAAGAAACTCGCGCCCGCGCCAAGGCCGTCAACTTCGGCATCGTCTACGGCATCTCGCCTTTTGGGCTCGCCGCACAACTTGGCATCGATCAAAAGGAAGCACGCACTTACATCGAGACTTACTTCGACCGCTACAAGGGCGTGCAGAACTTTATCAACGAGACACTCGCGACCGTTCGCGAAACGGGCAAAGTAACCACACTCTTCGGCCGCAGCCGCCCCATCCCCGACATCCAGTCCCGCAACCCCAACATGCGAGGCTTCGCCGAACGCACCGCCGTCAACACCCCGCTGCAAGGCACCGCCGCCGACATGATCAAGGTCGCCATGCTCCGCATCGACCAGGCCCTGCGCGACCAGAAACTAGCCACCCGCATGACCCTCCAGGTCCACGACGAACTCCTCTTCGACGCCCCCGAAGCAGAAGCCGCGACCGTAACCGCCCTCGTAAAACACGAAATGGAGAGCGTCCTATCGCTCTCCATCCCAATCGTCGCTGAAGTGGGCAAAGGCCCCAACTGGCGCGACGCTAAATAA
- a CDS encoding nuclear transport factor 2 family protein: MATKQEAWNLYERYVQAWAAIPREERAAIADEVLADDLHYFTPQVEGSREAAIADMQGFQEKFPGGRFDVEDGSVHHDVALFTWVLVQSDGTKLVKGHDQIRISAEGKIAALITFAPSTPKP, translated from the coding sequence ATGGCAACGAAGCAAGAAGCGTGGAATTTGTACGAACGGTATGTGCAGGCTTGGGCGGCAATCCCCCGGGAGGAGCGTGCGGCGATTGCCGACGAGGTGCTTGCCGACGATCTTCATTACTTCACTCCTCAGGTAGAGGGCAGCCGCGAAGCCGCGATTGCGGATATGCAGGGATTCCAGGAGAAGTTTCCGGGAGGGCGTTTCGATGTGGAGGATGGCTCCGTTCATCACGACGTTGCGTTGTTCACATGGGTGCTGGTGCAGTCGGATGGAACAAAGCTGGTGAAGGGGCACGATCAGATTCGCATCTCCGCGGAGGGCAAGATCGCCGCTCTGATCACCTTCGCGCCTTCCACTCCGAAGCCGTAG
- a CDS encoding S53 family peptidase, translated as MSKTTKSAARVPALNYLTEARVPLPGSDRTPMAPTGKRRAAVQPKVAAGARKRISVSVIVHCAKPIPASAVAGKHLTRAQFKAAHGAAPAAVKAVTAFAKAYGLTPKSDPARRTIQLTGTVADMQKAFGIALHQHTDGETTFRIREGQITLPQSLLQHVQAVLGLDDRPQASPHFRVARPRAVSSSFTPPQLAKLYSFPAGASAAGQTIALIELGGGYRTADITAYFKSIGVAAPKVVAVPVDGGKNSPSTADGADGEVMLDIEVAAAVAPGANIAVYFAPNTDQGFVDAITTATHDTTNKPTVISVSWGGPESSWTAQARNALDTACKAAAALGITVTVAAGDNGSADGVSDGANHVDFPASSPNVLACGGTKLVAANNAITSEVVWNETANNEGATGGGISTAFPQPAWQAGIAATRKGRGVPDVSGDADPTTGYQIRVDGQTMVIGGTSAVAPLWAGLIAVCNARNKSAAGLIQPKIYAAKGAKAFRDITQGNNGAYKAGAGWDACTGLGSPIGTAIAALLASGANKKSAKKSAKTGR; from the coding sequence ATGTCCAAAACCACGAAGAGTGCCGCCCGCGTCCCCGCCCTCAACTACCTGACCGAAGCGCGAGTTCCCCTCCCCGGCAGCGACAGGACTCCCATGGCACCAACCGGGAAACGCCGCGCCGCGGTGCAGCCGAAGGTCGCGGCCGGCGCACGCAAGCGCATCAGCGTGTCCGTGATTGTGCACTGCGCGAAACCAATCCCGGCGTCCGCCGTCGCGGGCAAGCACCTCACCCGCGCACAGTTCAAAGCCGCACACGGAGCCGCCCCAGCCGCAGTCAAAGCCGTCACAGCCTTCGCAAAGGCCTACGGCCTCACGCCAAAGTCTGACCCCGCTCGCCGCACCATTCAACTCACGGGCACGGTCGCCGACATGCAGAAGGCCTTCGGCATCGCGCTGCACCAGCACACGGATGGTGAGACCACGTTTCGCATTCGCGAGGGTCAGATCACCCTGCCGCAGTCGCTGCTGCAGCATGTGCAGGCCGTCCTTGGACTCGACGATCGTCCGCAGGCATCGCCCCACTTTCGCGTGGCTCGGCCTCGCGCCGTATCCTCCTCTTTCACACCACCGCAACTGGCGAAGCTCTACAGCTTCCCCGCGGGAGCTTCCGCGGCAGGGCAGACCATCGCACTCATCGAGTTGGGTGGCGGCTACCGGACGGCAGACATCACGGCCTACTTCAAATCCATCGGCGTAGCCGCGCCGAAGGTGGTCGCAGTACCAGTTGACGGCGGAAAGAACTCCCCCAGCACCGCCGACGGTGCCGACGGTGAGGTCATGCTCGACATCGAAGTCGCCGCTGCCGTCGCGCCGGGCGCAAACATTGCCGTCTACTTTGCACCAAACACCGACCAGGGCTTCGTGGATGCCATTACGACCGCGACACATGACACCACCAACAAGCCGACGGTCATCTCCGTTAGCTGGGGTGGACCGGAATCGAGCTGGACCGCGCAGGCTCGCAACGCGCTGGACACCGCATGCAAAGCCGCAGCCGCTCTCGGCATTACCGTGACCGTCGCGGCCGGCGATAACGGCTCGGCGGACGGCGTAAGTGACGGCGCCAACCACGTCGACTTCCCCGCCAGCAGCCCCAACGTGCTGGCATGCGGCGGAACAAAGCTCGTCGCAGCGAACAACGCGATCACCTCCGAGGTCGTCTGGAACGAGACTGCCAACAACGAAGGTGCAACCGGCGGTGGCATCAGCACAGCCTTCCCGCAGCCCGCCTGGCAGGCAGGCATCGCTGCCACCAGGAAGGGACGCGGCGTGCCCGACGTGAGCGGCGACGCCGACCCTACGACCGGCTACCAGATCCGCGTCGACGGCCAGACCATGGTCATTGGCGGCACCAGCGCCGTCGCTCCGCTGTGGGCGGGCCTGATCGCCGTCTGCAACGCGAGGAACAAGTCCGCCGCAGGACTCATCCAGCCAAAGATCTACGCGGCGAAGGGCGCGAAGGCGTTTCGCGATATCACGCAGGGCAACAACGGAGCCTACAAAGCGGGAGCAGGATGGGACGCCTGCACCGGTCTCGGCTCGCCCATCGGCACAGCCATCGCCGCTCTGCTGGCATCAGGCGCGAATAAGAAATCAGCGAAGAAAAGCGCGAAGACAGGCAGGTAG
- the queA gene encoding tRNA preQ1(34) S-adenosylmethionine ribosyltransferase-isomerase QueA, with translation MRVTDFDFDLPPELIAQHPPAERGDSRMMTVDRTSGALADRHFRDFPSMLRPGDLLVMNDSRVIPARLFARRAGLRTQHNSPAPTGHVEVLLTQPLGEGRWRALVKPGRKVPVGERLLFEQASESGAPHLASETQDRQPAAHLEADVIEAGDFGERTLQFAPAADFFGTLDRLGHMPLPPYIRRSDDEPEDRDRYQTVYAGADTHGSAAAPTAGLHFTPEILQQIKQRGVETAHVTLHVGLGTFQPVRADTLADIRLHEEHYTLPGVTADAILRAKAEGRRIVSVGTTTTRTLEHVAATNQVHAHSGSTSIFLQPGHRFALVDALLTNFHLPKSTLLMLVSAFAGTGGREKVLAAYEHAVHKHYRFFSYGDCMFLS, from the coding sequence GTGCGCGTAACTGACTTCGACTTCGACCTTCCCCCGGAACTCATCGCGCAACACCCACCGGCGGAACGCGGCGACTCTCGCATGATGACGGTGGACCGCACCTCCGGTGCACTCGCCGACCGGCACTTCCGCGATTTCCCCTCCATGCTGCGGCCCGGCGATCTGCTGGTGATGAATGACAGCCGCGTGATTCCGGCACGGCTCTTTGCACGACGAGCGGGCCTGCGCACCCAGCACAACTCCCCCGCGCCCACAGGCCACGTCGAAGTTTTGCTGACCCAGCCACTCGGCGAAGGCCGCTGGCGTGCCCTGGTGAAACCCGGTCGCAAAGTCCCCGTCGGCGAACGTCTCCTCTTTGAGCAAGCCAGCGAATCGGGTGCTCCACATCTTGCCTCTGAGACGCAGGACCGACAGCCTGCGGCCCACCTGGAAGCCGACGTCATCGAAGCCGGCGACTTCGGCGAACGAACCCTCCAGTTCGCACCCGCAGCCGACTTCTTCGGCACACTTGATCGCCTCGGCCACATGCCGTTGCCGCCCTACATCCGCCGTAGCGACGACGAGCCGGAAGACCGCGATCGCTACCAGACGGTCTACGCCGGCGCCGACACCCACGGGTCCGCCGCAGCACCCACCGCCGGTCTGCACTTCACACCGGAGATCCTGCAGCAGATCAAGCAACGTGGCGTGGAGACGGCACACGTCACCCTCCACGTCGGTCTCGGCACCTTCCAGCCCGTGCGCGCGGATACTCTCGCAGACATCCGCCTGCATGAGGAGCACTACACGCTGCCCGGCGTCACCGCCGACGCGATCCTCCGCGCCAAAGCCGAAGGCAGGCGTATCGTCTCCGTCGGCACCACCACGACGCGAACGCTGGAACATGTGGCCGCGACGAACCAGGTCCACGCACACTCCGGCAGCACCAGCATCTTCCTGCAGCCAGGACACCGCTTCGCGCTGGTCGATGCCCTGCTCACGAACTTCCACCTGCCCAAGTCGACCCTGCTGATGCTGGTAAGCGCTTTCGCGGGAACAGGTGGCCGCGAGAAGGTTCTTGCCGCGTACGAACACGCCGTGCACAAGCACTATCGCTTCTTCTCCTACGGCGATTGCATGTTCCTAAGCTAG
- a CDS encoding lysophospholipid acyltransferase family protein, which translates to MPSPQQASAEPRDTGGLQFTRQQRLLLTIVPPLASFLLHLLGSTLRFKDRDAPGARPADRFPQEAEVYVFWHRALLLAAWRYRGLGIRILISASFDGELIARLVERLGFVPVRGSSSRGGAAGLLAATRARKAGYKVAITADGPRGPVYVAKDGAAAIAQRAHSSASCFHLHPESAWTLRSWDRFLIPKPFSRVRVAWQAPLEDPTTLSLQDSLNGAVRSAEA; encoded by the coding sequence GTGCCCTCTCCCCAACAGGCAAGTGCGGAACCCCGAGATACCGGCGGCCTGCAATTCACGCGTCAGCAGCGGCTGCTGCTGACCATCGTGCCACCTCTCGCCTCCTTCCTGCTGCACCTGCTGGGCTCCACGCTGCGCTTCAAAGATCGGGACGCACCCGGTGCCCGCCCCGCAGACCGCTTCCCGCAGGAAGCGGAGGTCTACGTCTTCTGGCATCGCGCACTGCTGCTGGCAGCCTGGCGCTACCGCGGGCTCGGCATTCGCATCCTCATCTCTGCCTCATTCGACGGCGAACTCATCGCTCGCCTGGTGGAGCGCCTGGGCTTCGTGCCGGTGCGCGGCTCCAGTTCACGCGGCGGCGCCGCCGGCCTGCTCGCCGCCACGCGCGCCCGCAAGGCCGGCTACAAAGTAGCCATTACCGCAGACGGGCCGCGAGGCCCTGTCTACGTGGCAAAGGACGGAGCGGCAGCCATCGCGCAGCGCGCCCACAGTAGCGCATCCTGCTTCCATCTGCATCCGGAATCCGCGTGGACCCTTCGCTCCTGGGACCGCTTCCTCATCCCAAAGCCATTCAGCCGCGTTCGCGTAGCGTGGCAGGCACCGTTGGAAGATCCAACGACACTTTCCTTACAAGACTCGCTCAATGGGGCCGTTCGCTCCGCCGAGGCTTAA
- a CDS encoding TIGR03435 family protein, giving the protein MALRGSFSVLLGLLFVAGPVAAQTVSPTRQSFEVTTVRPAKPDSTGQSWHTQNNRTDMENFTLRHLIRNAYRLKVDSQVLGGPEWMDKDHFDITAKMDDEDFRRTKALPASESGRVSAQLQQSLLAERFDLPASVEQRSMPVYALVLDAPGNKLVRSADPPLKDGELKPEVEHIISMRTRDHDMHLEAKSITMADLTGLLSDRYETGHRVVVDQTGLTGNFDFKLDWAQDNGSGIAADATQPGLIMALREQLGLRLEKQERDVPVVVVQSAALPQFD; this is encoded by the coding sequence ATGGCGCTACGTGGATCATTCTCCGTATTGCTAGGTTTGCTGTTCGTCGCAGGTCCTGTCGCTGCGCAAACGGTCAGTCCAACGCGACAAAGCTTCGAGGTGACCACGGTTCGTCCGGCAAAGCCGGACAGCACAGGGCAAAGCTGGCATACGCAGAACAACCGCACAGACATGGAGAACTTCACCTTGCGACACCTGATCCGCAATGCCTACCGGCTGAAGGTTGACTCGCAGGTGCTGGGCGGGCCGGAGTGGATGGACAAGGATCACTTCGATATCACGGCGAAGATGGACGACGAGGACTTTCGGAGGACGAAGGCGCTCCCGGCCTCGGAGTCGGGCCGTGTGAGTGCGCAACTGCAGCAGTCGTTGCTGGCGGAGCGGTTTGACCTCCCCGCTTCTGTTGAGCAGCGTTCCATGCCGGTGTATGCGCTGGTGCTTGATGCCCCCGGTAACAAGTTAGTCAGGTCCGCGGATCCGCCCTTGAAGGACGGCGAGTTGAAGCCGGAGGTGGAGCACATCATTTCAATGCGTACTCGCGACCACGACATGCACCTGGAGGCAAAGAGCATCACAATGGCCGATCTAACCGGGCTACTCTCGGATCGGTACGAGACAGGGCATCGTGTGGTGGTGGACCAGACCGGGCTGACGGGGAACTTCGACTTCAAGCTGGACTGGGCACAGGACAACGGTTCGGGGATTGCGGCCGATGCGACGCAGCCGGGACTCATCATGGCACTCCGGGAGCAGCTTGGTCTCCGATTGGAGAAGCAGGAGCGAGACGTTCCGGTGGTGGTCGTGCAGTCTGCCGCTCTTCCACAGTTTGATTGA